The Hyphomicrobiales bacterium genome has a window encoding:
- a CDS encoding conserved hypothetical protein (Evidence 4 : Unknown function but conserved in other organisms) — protein sequence MSSATPNLQAGTLADESFMSADDLRSYMADLEMARASKLAGAMTKAEEAQRKLVATLREEIAVTPEKIEEIKQSLATKTRAAAGRGETEVLVMRFPSQLCTDRGRAINNAEADWPSTLTGRPRQAYLFWKEHLQPAKYKLRAMIIDWPGGLPGDVAFFLSWS from the coding sequence ATGTCGTCCGCAACTCCGAACCTCCAGGCCGGGACGCTCGCCGATGAGAGCTTCATGTCGGCAGACGATCTGCGGTCCTACATGGCCGATCTCGAAATGGCCCGGGCCTCGAAACTGGCAGGCGCCATGACCAAGGCCGAGGAAGCGCAACGCAAGCTCGTCGCGACGCTGCGCGAGGAGATCGCCGTCACACCGGAGAAAATCGAGGAAATCAAGCAAAGCCTCGCGACGAAGACCCGCGCCGCGGCAGGCCGGGGCGAGACCGAGGTTCTCGTCATGCGCTTCCCGAGCCAGCTCTGCACCGACCGGGGCCGTGCCATCAACAACGCCGAAGCCGACTGGCCGAGCACGCTGACCGGCCGGCCGCGGCAGGCCTACCTGTTCTGGAAGGAGCACCTCCAGCCCGCCAAGTACAAGCTGCGCGCCATGATCATCGACTGGCCGGGCGGCTTGCCGGGTGATGTCGCCTTCTTCCTGAGCTGGTCCTAG
- a CDS encoding Polyphosphate:ADP phosphotransferase 3 → MEPSMKNHESEPLKRKAYERKLRDLHEELVKLQEWAKHAGGKVCIVFEGRDGAGKGGVIKAITERVSPRVFRVVALPPPTERERSQMYVQRYLPHLPAAGEIVIFDRSWYNRAGVERVMGFCTEDQAKGFLQIVPGVEKAIVDSGTILLKYWLEVGQEEQTRRMQERINDPRKVWKLSPMDLKSYSRWYDYARARDEMFRASDTAWAPWFAVHSDDKRQARLDVISHILSSVPYEAPPRDKIKLPKRQKPSGYEETDFARNWIG, encoded by the coding sequence ATGGAGCCGTCGATGAAGAACCACGAGAGCGAGCCCCTGAAAAGAAAGGCCTACGAGCGAAAGCTGCGCGATCTCCACGAGGAGTTGGTCAAGCTCCAGGAGTGGGCGAAGCATGCCGGCGGAAAGGTCTGCATCGTGTTCGAGGGGCGCGACGGCGCGGGCAAGGGCGGCGTCATCAAGGCAATCACCGAGCGGGTCAGCCCGCGGGTGTTTCGGGTCGTGGCCTTGCCGCCGCCGACCGAGCGCGAGCGTTCGCAGATGTATGTGCAGCGCTATCTGCCGCATCTGCCGGCCGCTGGCGAGATCGTGATCTTCGATCGCAGCTGGTATAACCGGGCCGGTGTCGAGCGGGTCATGGGCTTCTGCACCGAGGATCAGGCCAAGGGTTTCCTGCAGATCGTTCCGGGCGTCGAAAAGGCGATCGTCGATTCCGGCACCATCCTCCTGAAATACTGGCTCGAAGTCGGCCAGGAGGAACAAACGCGCCGGATGCAGGAGCGCATCAACGATCCGCGCAAGGTCTGGAAGCTGTCACCGATGGACCTGAAATCCTATTCCCGCTGGTACGATTACGCGCGGGCCCGCGACGAGATGTTCCGCGCCAGCGACACGGCCTGGGCCCCCTGGTTTGCGGTCCATTCCGACGACAAGCGCCAGGCGCGCCTCGACGTCATCTCCCATATTCTGAGCTCCGTGCCATACGAGGCGCCGCCTCGGGACAAGATCAAACTGCCGAAACGGCAAAAGCCCAGTGGATATGAGGAAACCGACTTCGCCCGGAACTGGATCGGCTGA
- a CDS encoding conserved hypothetical protein (Evidence 4 : Unknown function but conserved in other organisms) yields the protein MSAGLHPLAPHHLPAFITAPGETDTLMVVTAVILLASVLGVGLIFLRLHTLPERMAHKSQKLQFEIVAVLGLLALFTHVHLFWVAGLLLALIDIPDFSGQFGRMAHALERIAGMAPRRGSAGDDGGDEPGVSEPAAEAPAHSHRAESGHA from the coding sequence ATGTCAGCTGGCCTACACCCTTTGGCGCCGCATCATCTGCCGGCCTTCATCACGGCGCCCGGCGAGACCGACACGCTCATGGTCGTCACCGCCGTGATCCTTCTGGCGTCGGTGCTGGGTGTCGGATTGATCTTCCTGCGGCTGCATACGCTGCCGGAGCGCATGGCGCATAAATCGCAGAAGCTGCAGTTCGAGATCGTCGCCGTCCTCGGCCTGCTCGCCCTGTTCACCCATGTGCATCTGTTCTGGGTCGCAGGCCTGCTTCTGGCCCTGATCGACATCCCCGATTTCTCGGGGCAGTTCGGCAGGATGGCGCATGCGCTGGAACGCATCGCGGGGATGGCGCCGCGGCGCGGAAGCGCCGGCGACGACGGCGGAGACGAACCGGGCGTGTCCGAGCCCGCGGCGGAAGCTCCGGCGCACTCCCATCGCGCGGAGAGCGGTCATGCTTGA